The following is a genomic window from Pirellulales bacterium.
TGCGGAACTCGACCGGGCCTTGATTGAGCTGCAGGCCGATGTAACCGCGTCGCACGGGCGTGGCATCGGTGTAATCGAGCACGACGTGGCCGTCGAGCGTGACGACAAAGTGCCCGCCTTGGGCTGTGACGTCGTAGGCTTGCCATTGGCCGGTCGTTTGGCCGTGGTCGCCCTTCTGACGCTTGACGAAACTGCCGGTGGGGAAGGGATTGTCGTCGGCCGCGATGTTCAGTTCATAGCAGTCGGCCGCCGGATCGGCCGGTTTGGCCGCGGTGCGCAAAAAAACGCCGCTGTTGGTCTTTTTGTCGGCCCGGAACTCCAGCTTGAGCTGATAGTCGGCGAATTCGCTGGTGGTGTTGAGCAACCCCTGATCGCCTTGAGAAACGGCGATGGCCCCGTCGTTGACGTGCCAATTCGCATGGTTGTTCGGCTGCCAACCGAACAGCGTCTCACCATCGAACAGCAGCATCCAGCCTTCGGCCAACTCTTCGGGCGAAAGCGTGTTTTGTGGCGAGGTTTCCTCGGCGGCGAAGGCCGGCGACGCAACGAGCAAAAGGACAAGCGACAGCAACGGCGGGCGAAGCGAAACGAAGCACATGCGCGATCTCGGCGGAGTGGGGCAAGGTGGCAGACGCCTGCTGATCTTTGCCTATTCTGCCGGCGATTTCAAGCTGCTTAGCTCGAAGCGCTGAGCTCCTTGGCAACCCGCCGGTGCTTGACAACCTCCGCCGCACGGGGATCTTGGGGGCGGCATTTCGGCTCTCGCGGCTGCTTGGGCCCTTGCTTCAGAGACTCCAATAAGTATCGCAATGACATGGCTCGACCCTCCTTGTAGCCCCGATCCGCCAGGGCCAATGAGTGCCCTGGTTCTGCTAATCGCTAAAGCAGTTGCCGTGCCAGCTTCGTTTTTTCTTGGATTCGGCAGTGATACTATTTGGCAAGAAGTCTCTGTAGGGAACGGACTCCGTGCCGTTCCGGGAAGTGCGAATCGACCGTTTTTTGCGGGTTTCCCGGAACGGCACGGAGTCCGTTCCCTACAGAACACCCTCCTCGACTTTTGCCCGCTATGCGGATAAGCTGAAGACCAGCGGTGGGCTTGTCGCCCTTCGGCGGAAGCATCGTTATGCATGTGCTTTGGGTTTGGTTATCTCGGTATCTCGCGGAGCCTTGGCTCGACGAGCACGACCTGCTCGCCGAAGCCTATCAGACCAGCGATCCGGGCATCGGCTTCTGGGCCCGCTTTCTCCAAGGCGCGATCGCGAGCGGAATCGCACATGCCGTGCTGTTGATCGGTCTGGCTCAAT
Proteins encoded in this region:
- a CDS encoding DUF1080 domain-containing protein codes for the protein MCFVSLRPPLLSLVLLLVASPAFAAEETSPQNTLSPEELAEGWMLLFDGETLFGWQPNNHANWHVNDGAIAVSQGDQGLLNTTSEFADYQLKLEFRADKKTNSGVFLRTAAKPADPAADCYELNIAADDNPFPTGSFVKRQKGDHGQTTGQWQAYDVTAQGGHFVVTLDGHVVLDYTDATPVRRGYIGLQLNQGPVEFRNVKLRPLGLKPILNGRDLSGWKEYPGKKSKFSVTPAGELNVKNGPGQLETDLRYGDFVLQLEVFVNGEKRNSGIFFRSIPGDWWMGYESQIHNGYADNDRTRPLDFGTGAIYRRQKARKVVSNDFEWFYKTIVATGNHVAVWVNGQQVTDWTDNRAPSENPREGLRTEPGTILIQGHDPTTDISFRNLRAAETPK